One window from the genome of Cryptomeria japonica chromosome 6, Sugi_1.0, whole genome shotgun sequence encodes:
- the LOC131029833 gene encoding probable LRR receptor-like serine/threonine-protein kinase At4g37250 yields MTGMSHLPNGCPFRPGLGWWCLCLVLNYIFCSVSGVNQEGLVLLAFKYSVTNDPLSALGDWNIDDSTPCGWNGVTCTQIPGSNESRVISVVLPQSQLVGWIPQELGCLENLRHLDLSGNEINGTIPAELFNATDISKLVLANNAISGALPSEVKQLKGLQYLDLSSNALTGIIPQSITELKELKGISLKNNYLSGPVPSGLGSLGALEALDFSSNLLNESIPPDLGYLSSLQYCLNLSGNRLSGNIPLTLGQLPTNASIDLSHNNLTGQIPRVGFFLSQKSGAFVGNPGLCGQPLTKLCFVPSSGSDPPKISSPSAVAAMPVLEKHKTLSKGTIIAIVLGDLAGISLVCAVVMYRYWSTKQKKEAKDEPNCRSVQMDDNGDYSSSSGRVGWLCLRKVEETSEGSSSENGDQQQGNLVSLDGDLDLDLDKLLRASAYILGATGYTILYKAVLEDGMTFAVRRLGEGGLGSFRDFEVEAKAIGRIKHPNIVRLRGYYWGIEEKLLIYDYIPNGSLANAYYGRSSASPFYLPWAARIKIAKGVARGLAYLHEKKHVHANLKPSNILLGFDMEPFIADFGLYRVLDTANVKYSSSAIYLRNFEGALSGSKRSTGSRDSLQTTPEMLGSPSTSRNFVSPYQAPEALKTLKPNQKWDVYSFGVIFLEMLTGKPPSEKDFATWGQSFLDEKQRILRIIDPTLRSEVEGKEEISTSLRIAFNCCSPSPQKRPAMKEVLQFLEKIPSLSSSTISSD; encoded by the exons ATGACTGGCATGTCTCATTTGCCAAATGGTTGTCCCTTTAGACCAGGCCTAGGATGGTGGTGTCTTTGTTTAGTACTAAATTACATATTCTGTTCAGTTTCTGGAGTGAATCAAGAGGGGCTGGTTCTGCTTGCATTCAAATACTCTGTCACGAATGATCCCCTTTCTGCCCTAGGGGACTGGAATATTGATGACTCAACACCCTGTGGTTGGAATGGTGTGACGTGCACGCAGATTCCTGGAAGTAATGAGTCCCGAGTCATCAGTGTTGTTCTACCCCAGAGCCAGCTAGTGGGTTGGATACCACAAGAACTTGGGTGCCTTGAGAACCTTCGTCACCTCGACCTTTCTGGCAATGAGATCAATGGAACAATTCCCGCTGAGCTCTTCAATGCAACGGATATATCGAAGCTTGTCCTCGCCAATAATGCAATATCTGGTGCCCTGCCTTCTGAAGTAAAGCAGCTGAAAGGGTTACAGTATCTTGACCTGTCAAGCAATGCTCTCACAGGAATCATCCCTCAAAGTATCACAGAATTGAAAGAACTGAAAGGCATCTCTCTGAAAAACAACTATTTATCTGGACCCGTTCCTTCAGGTCTTGGATCATTAGGAGCTCTTGAAGCCCTGGATTTCTCTTCAAATCTCCTTAATGAGTCCATCCCACCTGATCTTGGCTACTTATCTAGTCTCCAATATTGTCTCAACCTGTCTGGAAATAGGCTTTCTGGTAATATACCTCTAACTTTAGGGCAacttcctacaaatgcaagtataGACCTCTCACACAATAATTTGACTGGACAAATTCCACGGGTTGGGTTTTTTTTGAGTCAGAAATCTGGTGCTTTTGTTGGCAATCCTGGTCTCTGTGGTCAGCCGCTTACCAAATTATGTTTTGTTCCTTCTAGTGGCTCTGATCCTCCAAAAATCAGCTCACCGTCTGCAGTTGCAGCTATGCCTGTCCTTGAAAAACACAAAACCTTAAGCAAAGGCACAATAATTGCTATTGTGCTTGGCGACCTTGCTGGAATAAGCCTTGTTTGTGCAGTTGTCATGTATCGATACTGGAGCACAAAACAGAAGAAGGAAGCAAAGGATGAACCTAATTGCAGGAGTGTTCAAATGGATGATAATGGAGATTATTCTTCTAGCTCTGGTAGAGTTGGTTGGCTCTGCCTTAGAAAGGTTGAAGAGACTTCGGAAGGGAGTAGCTCGGAAAATGGAGATCAACAGCAAGGAAATTTGGTGTCACTAGATGGCGATCTAGACTTGGACCTTGATAAACTACTTCGCGCTTCTGCTTATATATTGGGTGCCACTGGATACACTATATTATACAAGGCAGTTCTAGAAGATGGCATGACATTTGCAGTGAGAAGGCTTGGTGAGGGTGGTTTGGGAAGTTTCAGGGATTTTGAAGTAGAAGCTAAAGCAATTGGTAGAATTAAACATCCAAACATTGTTCGCCTCAGAGGCTACTACTGGGGCATAGAGGAGAAGCTGCTGATTTATGACTACATTCCAAATGGAAGCTTGGCAAATGCCTATTATG GAAGATCATCAGCCTCTCCCTTTTATCTGCCATGGGCTGCAAGGATAAAAATTGCTAAGGGAGTGGCTAGAGGCCTGGCTTACTTGCATGAAAAGAAGCATGTTCATGCAAATCTCAAGCCCAGCAACATCCTTCTGGGGTTTGACATGGAACCATTCATTGCAGATTTCGGGTTGTACAGGGTATTAGACACGGCCAATGTCAAATATAGTAGCTCAGCTATTTATCTAAGAAACTTTGAAGGTGCACTTTCAGGAAGCAAGCGGTCAACAGGCTCAAGAGATAGCTTGCAGACAACACCTGAAATGCTGGGCAGTCCAAGCACATCAAGAAATTTTGTATCTCCATACCAAGCTCCCGAGGCATTGAAAACTCTTAAACCCAATCAGAAGTGGGATGTTTATTCTTTTGGGGTTATTTTTCTGGAAATGCTCACAGGGAAACCACCTTCTGAGAAAGATTTTGCAACATGGGGTCAAAGTTTTCTTGATGAGAAGCAGCGGATTTTGCGTATTATTGATCCAACTCTTCGATCAGAGGTGGAAGGGAAGGAAGAAATATCAACCTCTCTAAGGATTGCATTCAATTGTTGTTCACCTTCCCCACAGAAGAGACCAGCAATGAAGGAGGTATTGCAGTTTCTAGAAAAAATACCTTCACTatcttcatcaacaatttcatCAGATTAA